In the genome of Raphanus sativus cultivar WK10039 chromosome 9, ASM80110v3, whole genome shotgun sequence, the window AGCTTGCCTCCGTAAAGAGAAAAAACCCTagctttaattttattttagaactCAAAGAAAACGAGGTTAGAAAAGTAGGTACGCGACGTAGATACTCCTCTCAAATGACATGCACTATTTATACATGAGAACCGAGAGAAAGGATATATAAACACAAGTGGTTACACATACACGAGTTTAATCAGCAAAGAAGGAGGTAGCATGTTCATATATGTCTTGTCAAGGCTTATTAATggagaagatgagagagagaaagaagtcTTCATCACATGGAATGGTTATCCCATTGTCTTGGTAGAACCCAAACTCTTCCTCGGATTGACGCAGCAACATCTGATCCACGAGTAGTGTCACATGTGACAGCTTCCATTAGGAGATGCTTATATAcatatgtgtgtgtataaatAGAAAGTGTACCTGAAAGATGGGGTGCGTGAGGAAGGAGATAGGAATAACGTGTCGGGATCTGGAGAGACCAACGTAAACGACGAAGTGACCTTTGGGGACGCCGTTAGAGTTGTT includes:
- the LOC108826624 gene encoding protein SMALL AUXIN UP-REGULATED RNA 51, coding for MGVERGSGKGLKQMLKRCSSLGKKSNVHVNNSNGVPKGHFVVYVGLSRSRHVIPISFLTHPIFQMLLRQSEEEFGFYQDNGITIPCDEDFFLSLIFSINKP